In one Bryobacteraceae bacterium genomic region, the following are encoded:
- a CDS encoding response regulator, which yields MNAAANCGRRALVIDDSIAMRRMVSFTLSASGFDVVEGGNGVEGLQALDENPVDLIVADVNMPEMDGLTFVRAARSRPAYRFVPILMLTTDSTKSKVQEGRAAGATGWLVKPFKPERLLDVVSKVLP from the coding sequence ATGAATGCCGCCGCCAATTGCGGACGCCGCGCGCTCGTCATCGACGACTCCATCGCCATGCGGCGCATGGTCTCGTTCACGCTCTCGGCGTCGGGTTTCGATGTCGTCGAGGGGGGTAACGGCGTCGAGGGCCTGCAGGCGCTCGACGAGAACCCGGTCGACCTGATCGTCGCCGACGTCAACATGCCGGAAATGGACGGACTCACCTTCGTCCGCGCCGCCCGCTCGCGGCCCGCCTACCGCTTCGTCCCCATTCTGATGCTCACCACCGACAGCACCAAGTCCAAGGTCCAGGAAGGCCGCGCCGCCGGAGCCACCGGATGGCTGGTGAAGCCGTTCAAGCCCGAGCGCCTGCTCGACGTCGTTTCGAAGGTGCTTCCCTAG
- a CDS encoding chemotaxis protein CheW → MTAAAQYLTFTVGDQTYGVDILDVHEIRGGSPVTPVPNAPPYVRGVMNLRGTVVPVIDLRRRFGAPETDFGSFTVIVVAAVAGRIVGFVVDTVAEVSDLGDGKVTAPPALDGGGERFVSGVVAAAGGLVLLLDLPALVGACNGARAGEDSAGGRGLEAFGESRAPGASGAAKDGVWADAGGAAALAAAPGEERGMG, encoded by the coding sequence ATGACAGCCGCCGCCCAATACCTGACCTTCACCGTCGGCGACCAGACCTATGGCGTCGACATCCTGGACGTTCACGAAATCCGCGGCGGCTCGCCCGTGACTCCGGTTCCGAACGCTCCGCCCTACGTGCGCGGCGTGATGAACCTGCGCGGAACGGTGGTGCCGGTGATTGACCTTCGCCGGCGCTTCGGCGCGCCGGAAACCGACTTCGGCTCCTTCACGGTCATCGTGGTGGCGGCCGTGGCCGGGCGCATCGTGGGTTTCGTCGTCGACACGGTGGCCGAGGTGAGCGACCTCGGCGACGGGAAAGTGACCGCTCCGCCCGCGCTCGACGGGGGTGGCGAACGGTTCGTTTCGGGCGTGGTCGCCGCCGCCGGCGGGCTCGTTCTCCTGCTCGACCTGCCGGCGCTGGTGGGCGCCTGCAACGGCGCCCGGGCCGGCGAAGACTCCGCGGGAGGCCGCGGGCTCGAGGCATTCGGCGAGAGCCGCGCCCCGGGGGCATCCGGGGCAGCGAAAGACGGAGTCTGGGCAGACGCCGGCGGAGCGGCGGCTCTCGCGGCCGCGCCTGGGGAAGAAAGAGGGATGGGATGA
- a CDS encoding DUF1552 domain-containing protein yields MRNPQKTALSRRSMLRAAGAAIALPPLEAMFNPSGTAYAATGSAPPRRLVFWFNGNGIPEKYWIPRETGSGFALPPCLAPLAPFRDDIHIVSGLDSPAARVPQPGNSHYPSMSALVSGMPYTGRGAGGPSFDQMVAREAGGGDRFRSLQIGVSQESFGEAIQRNMSWADRDRPLPPEMLPHRLFDRLFGVRDAAWIDRKKSILDTLGEEARAASARLGQADRARLDEYLGSIRELEKSIASLPPEYRTVVEQPPEGGDMRDWPRIAKLQSDLLVHAFASGQTRVASYMLTKCQGLARFPWLGHTSQRHHEYTHGQVETPRGMRILRDICRWHVEEFAYLIGKLKSTPEGAGSLLDNTALVFVHEHAEANTHKNNNHAVLLAGRAGGLRGGLHTRSTGSIGDLYWTLATEALGVPLAAVPTAGRKLTGLV; encoded by the coding sequence GTGCGAAATCCTCAAAAAACAGCCCTTTCCCGCCGCTCCATGCTGCGCGCCGCCGGCGCCGCCATCGCATTGCCGCCACTCGAGGCGATGTTCAACCCGTCGGGAACGGCCTACGCCGCCACTGGATCGGCGCCGCCTCGCCGCCTCGTGTTCTGGTTCAACGGCAACGGCATCCCGGAGAAATACTGGATCCCCCGCGAAACCGGCTCCGGATTCGCGCTGCCGCCGTGCCTGGCCCCGCTCGCCCCCTTCCGCGATGACATCCATATCGTCTCCGGACTCGACTCGCCCGCCGCCCGTGTCCCCCAACCCGGCAACAGCCACTATCCCTCGATGAGCGCCCTCGTCAGCGGCATGCCCTATACCGGACGCGGCGCCGGCGGCCCTTCGTTCGATCAAATGGTCGCCCGCGAGGCTGGCGGCGGCGACCGCTTCCGGTCTCTCCAAATCGGTGTCTCCCAGGAGTCCTTCGGCGAGGCCATTCAGCGCAACATGAGCTGGGCTGACCGCGACCGTCCGCTCCCCCCGGAGATGCTCCCGCACCGCCTGTTCGACCGCCTGTTTGGCGTCCGCGACGCCGCCTGGATCGACCGCAAGAAAAGCATTCTCGATACGCTCGGCGAAGAAGCCCGCGCCGCCTCCGCCCGCCTCGGCCAGGCCGACCGCGCCCGCCTCGACGAATACCTCGGATCGATTCGCGAACTCGAGAAGTCCATCGCCAGCCTCCCGCCCGAATACCGCACCGTGGTCGAGCAGCCCCCCGAAGGCGGCGACATGCGGGATTGGCCCCGCATCGCCAAACTCCAGAGCGATCTCCTCGTCCACGCCTTCGCCTCCGGGCAGACCCGCGTCGCCTCCTACATGCTCACCAAGTGCCAGGGCTTGGCGCGCTTCCCCTGGCTCGGCCACACCTCGCAGCGGCACCATGAGTACACGCACGGGCAGGTGGAGACCCCGCGCGGCATGCGCATTCTCCGCGATATATGCCGCTGGCACGTCGAGGAGTTCGCCTACCTGATCGGCAAGCTGAAGTCGACGCCGGAAGGCGCCGGCAGCCTCCTCGATAACACCGCCCTGGTCTTTGTCCACGAGCACGCCGAAGCGAACACGCACAAGAACAACAACCACGCCGTTCTCCTCGCCGGGCGCGCCGGCGGCCTCCGCGGCGGCCTCCACACCCGCTCGACCGGCTCCATCGGCGACCTCTATTGGACGCTCGCAACCGAAGCCCTCGGCGTCCCGTTGGCCGCCGTTCCAACCGCCGGGCGAAAGCTCACCGGTCTCGTCTGA
- a CDS encoding chemotaxis protein CheA, producing the protein MELDLSRFRETFFAEAADLAAELDRGVLDLERLAAAGERLAGPELLNAIFRAAHSIKGNAGMLGFDSIAGFTHSLETLLDRLRSGAVAPDREITGALVEASAALGQLLDLERRSQPGAAAPVAPASAELAARLLALSEGAAKPPADSLPWNIRFRPAPDFFLAGLDPVLILGGLERAGSIAAVTPCLDALPALGDLDPERCYLSWDIVLEAPAGEETAAAIGEAFALAEGAAEIEIAVPAAHGLASAPASAPGLPPPPASSPVGGAAGLPPRRQTSIRVDTAKVDKLINLAGELVTAQAMAASVAERLTPERVEELRETLTVLGRHTREIQERVMSIRMLPASAVFGRFPRLVRDVAAATGKQVRLEIAGDDTELDRGLIERIADPLTHLVRNAIDHGIEPAGIRAAAGKKPEGVLRLEARHRAGSVEIEVSDDGRGLDAARIRRRAVEQGLIAPGAALSDERVLGLVFEAGFSTADRVTDLSGRGVGLDVVRRNVAALGGRIRIQSRPGQGAAFTITVPLTLAIVDGLLVRLAGEMYVLPLTAVAESVQVTPGSLVDAPGCGRLFRLRGEALPALSPAALLGVAGRRQSASRPDPDAAPGERIAVVVEADGCRAALLVDGLCGQQQVVVKSMEENYGRVDGVLGAAILANSATGGSRVAMIIDAAGLLRLAPGTAASAPFSLTAEEAAR; encoded by the coding sequence ATGGAACTCGATCTCAGCCGGTTCCGGGAGACGTTCTTCGCCGAGGCAGCCGATCTGGCGGCGGAACTCGACCGCGGAGTGCTCGACCTCGAACGCCTCGCCGCCGCCGGCGAGCGCCTGGCCGGGCCGGAACTCCTCAACGCCATCTTCCGCGCCGCCCATTCGATCAAGGGCAACGCCGGGATGCTCGGCTTCGATTCGATCGCCGGCTTCACGCATTCGCTCGAAACCCTGCTCGACCGGCTGCGTTCGGGCGCGGTGGCGCCGGACCGTGAGATCACCGGGGCGCTCGTCGAGGCCTCGGCCGCGCTCGGACAACTCCTCGACCTCGAGCGCCGGTCCCAGCCTGGCGCAGCCGCACCGGTCGCGCCCGCCTCGGCCGAACTCGCCGCGCGTCTGCTCGCGCTCTCCGAGGGCGCGGCGAAGCCGCCCGCGGACTCCCTCCCGTGGAACATCCGCTTCCGCCCGGCGCCGGACTTCTTCCTGGCCGGGCTCGACCCGGTGCTCATCCTGGGCGGCCTTGAGCGGGCCGGGAGTATCGCCGCCGTGACGCCCTGCCTCGATGCGCTGCCCGCGCTCGGCGATCTGGACCCGGAGCGCTGTTATCTTTCCTGGGACATCGTCCTCGAGGCGCCCGCCGGCGAGGAGACCGCCGCCGCCATCGGCGAAGCCTTCGCGCTGGCCGAGGGCGCGGCGGAGATCGAAATCGCCGTTCCGGCCGCCCACGGCCTCGCGTCGGCCCCTGCTTCGGCGCCCGGCCTCCCACCGCCTCCCGCCTCCTCTCCGGTTGGCGGCGCGGCCGGTCTCCCTCCCCGCCGCCAGACCTCCATCCGTGTCGATACCGCCAAGGTCGACAAACTCATCAACCTGGCCGGCGAGCTGGTGACCGCGCAGGCCATGGCCGCTTCGGTCGCCGAGCGCCTGACGCCCGAGCGCGTCGAGGAGCTTCGCGAGACCCTGACCGTCCTCGGTCGGCACACGCGCGAGATTCAGGAGCGCGTGATGAGTATTCGCATGCTGCCCGCCTCGGCCGTTTTCGGACGCTTCCCGCGGCTGGTGCGCGATGTCGCCGCCGCCACCGGAAAGCAGGTCCGGTTGGAGATCGCCGGCGACGACACCGAGCTTGACCGCGGCCTGATCGAGAGAATCGCCGACCCGTTGACGCATCTGGTCCGCAACGCCATCGATCACGGCATCGAGCCGGCCGGAATCCGCGCCGCCGCCGGCAAGAAGCCCGAGGGCGTGCTGCGCCTGGAGGCCCGCCACCGCGCCGGCAGCGTCGAGATCGAGGTAAGCGACGACGGCCGCGGCCTCGACGCCGCAAGGATTCGCCGCCGCGCCGTCGAACAGGGCCTGATCGCCCCCGGCGCCGCGTTGAGCGACGAACGGGTTCTCGGGCTGGTGTTCGAAGCCGGCTTCTCCACCGCCGATCGCGTCACCGATCTCTCTGGCCGCGGCGTCGGTCTCGATGTCGTGCGGCGCAACGTCGCCGCCCTCGGCGGACGGATTCGCATTCAGAGCCGCCCGGGCCAAGGAGCCGCCTTCACGATCACCGTCCCCTTGACGCTCGCCATCGTCGATGGACTGCTCGTCCGGCTGGCCGGGGAGATGTATGTGCTCCCGTTGACGGCCGTGGCCGAGTCCGTGCAGGTGACGCCCGGTTCGCTCGTCGACGCACCCGGTTGCGGCCGGCTGTTCCGGTTGCGCGGCGAAGCGCTGCCCGCGCTGAGTCCGGCGGCGCTTCTTGGCGTGGCCGGACGCCGCCAGTCCGCTTCCCGGCCGGACCCGGACGCCGCCCCGGGCGAGAGAATCGCCGTCGTGGTCGAGGCCGACGGCTGCCGCGCGGCGCTGCTCGTCGATGGTCTGTGCGGGCAGCAGCAGGTGGTGGTGAAAAGCATGGAAGAGAACTACGGCCGGGTCGACGGCGTGCTCGGCGCGGCCATCCTCGCCAATTCGGCCACCGGCGGGAGCCGCGTCGCCATGATCATCGACGCGGCGGGTCTGCTGCGTCTGGCGCCCGGGACCGCCGCGAGCGCGCCATTCAGTCTCACCGCCGAGGAGGCCGCGCGATGA
- a CDS encoding STAS domain-containing protein, whose translation MTHDLPTPSPPGALALGGPLTVARAAGIRSRLLDAAAGPVAPDSLAIDLSGAGRIDASILQLLAAARLDALRRGSSLTISSASAEAEASMVRSGFGFLLAAGALR comes from the coding sequence ATGACACACGATCTCCCCACCCCCTCTCCCCCCGGCGCCCTTGCCCTCGGCGGCCCGCTCACCGTCGCCCGCGCCGCCGGGATCCGTTCGCGGCTGCTCGACGCCGCCGCCGGCCCGGTCGCGCCGGACTCCCTCGCCATCGACCTTTCCGGAGCCGGCCGCATCGACGCGAGCATCCTTCAACTGCTCGCCGCCGCCCGCCTCGACGCCCTCCGCCGCGGCTCCTCGCTGACCATCTCTTCCGCATCGGCCGAAGCCGAGGCGTCGATGGTCCGCTCCGGATTCGGCTTCCTCCTCGCCGCTGGAGCGCTGCGATGA
- a CDS encoding chemotaxis response regulator protein-glutamate methylesterase encodes MLKAPPPPPAAPTNPGQIRVLIVDDSALVRQVLTEVLSSDPGVSVAGAVSDPLRALDAVDRLQPDVVTLDVEMPGIDGLSLLGKLMRSRPTPVVMISSVTESGCWATIRALELGAADFVTKPRLDVRHGTEALAGELVAKVKAAARSGRIPAEPPAETPAHRRPPRDPRDSAPRPPVRLVAAGASTGGTEALRAILTQLPADCPPVLAVQHMPAGFTRAFAARLDEICPLHVREAVDGDPVLPGQCLIAPGGVHMEVAPVRSGLCVRLHSGEPVNRHRPSVDQLFLSCARQAAPGALGILLTGMGEDGARGMLALHRAGCHTIAQDQHTSTVFGMPGAAIALGAADEVVPLGRIAGRILAGVNGSSHGASRR; translated from the coding sequence ATGCTGAAGGCGCCACCGCCGCCGCCTGCGGCCCCCACCAATCCGGGCCAGATCCGCGTCCTCATCGTCGACGACTCGGCGCTCGTCCGCCAGGTCCTCACCGAGGTCCTCTCCTCCGACCCGGGCGTCTCGGTTGCCGGCGCCGTCTCCGATCCGCTTCGGGCGCTCGACGCGGTCGACCGGCTCCAGCCCGATGTCGTCACCCTTGATGTGGAAATGCCCGGAATCGACGGGCTCAGCCTGCTCGGCAAACTGATGCGTTCCCGCCCGACGCCGGTCGTCATGATCTCCTCGGTCACCGAGTCCGGCTGCTGGGCCACCATCCGGGCGCTCGAACTCGGCGCGGCCGACTTCGTCACCAAGCCCCGCCTCGATGTCCGCCACGGGACCGAGGCTCTGGCCGGCGAGCTTGTCGCCAAGGTGAAGGCCGCCGCGCGCTCCGGCCGCATCCCCGCTGAGCCCCCCGCCGAGACCCCGGCCCACCGGAGGCCGCCTCGAGATCCGCGCGACTCCGCGCCCCGTCCTCCCGTCCGTCTGGTCGCCGCCGGCGCCTCCACCGGCGGCACCGAGGCGCTCCGGGCCATCCTCACTCAGCTTCCGGCCGACTGCCCGCCCGTGCTTGCCGTGCAGCACATGCCGGCCGGGTTCACCCGCGCCTTCGCCGCCCGGCTCGATGAGATCTGCCCCCTCCATGTCCGCGAAGCCGTCGACGGAGACCCGGTCCTGCCCGGACAGTGTCTCATCGCACCCGGCGGCGTGCACATGGAGGTCGCTCCCGTCCGCAGCGGACTCTGCGTCCGCCTGCACTCCGGCGAACCCGTCAACCGCCACCGCCCGTCGGTCGACCAGCTGTTCCTCTCCTGCGCCCGCCAGGCCGCGCCCGGCGCCCTCGGCATCCTCCTTACCGGCATGGGCGAGGACGGCGCCCGGGGGATGCTTGCCCTCCATCGCGCCGGCTGCCACACCATCGCCCAGGACCAACACACCTCGACCGTGTTCGGAATGCCCGGCGCCGCCATCGCCCTCGGCGCCGCCGACGAAGTCGTTCCCCTCGGCCGCATCGCCGGCCGCATCCTGGCTGGCGTCAACGGCTCAAGCCACGGCGCTTCGCGTCGATAA
- a CDS encoding methyl-accepting chemotaxis protein, whose protein sequence is MRIYANLQTRTKLMLAFGLMALLMGVAGWQGAKGMARMNANFEELYHKHALGLAKLKEARTQLLTSVFEVRSGLQTRDLAAMARHAEAAVKARELFDSEFTGFRNTVAGDSEGAEEVQKIFAGLSEDEDRLLGLAAAGKTAGQAELVQSMHAHAAQFGERAHALEQRKLAVMQSTAERVERVARDARAALIAVQGASMMLAILFGYLIAGSISRPLKRAVTVLEAVAEGDFTRRLGVHSRDEMGQLSHALDRAVAGMRRALGEVGQSATDLNQAAYQLASASDQLASGAHEQATSLEQTASSLEEITATVKQNADNAEQASRLASGARDQANAGGAVVASAVAAMGEIDTASRRIADIITAIDEIAFQTNLLALNAAVEAARAGEQGRGFAVVAAEVRNLAQRSAAAAKEIKGLIQDSVDKVSRGCDLVNRSGQMLEEIVGSVKRVTDIVGGIAAASREQAVGVEMVSRAVVQMDNVTQANSAQTSELATTAQSLSASARRLQEMVGRFRLDEDRPAPAPRDHSMARDLSTTRDLSR, encoded by the coding sequence ATGAGAATCTACGCGAATCTGCAAACGCGCACAAAATTAATGCTCGCCTTCGGGCTGATGGCGCTGCTGATGGGTGTGGCCGGCTGGCAGGGGGCCAAGGGCATGGCGCGAATGAACGCCAACTTCGAAGAGCTCTACCACAAGCACGCGCTCGGCCTCGCCAAGCTCAAGGAAGCCCGCACGCAGTTGCTTACCTCGGTGTTCGAGGTGCGCTCCGGCCTCCAGACCCGCGACCTGGCGGCGATGGCCCGCCACGCCGAGGCGGCGGTCAAGGCCCGCGAGTTGTTCGATAGCGAGTTTACCGGCTTCCGGAACACGGTCGCCGGCGACAGCGAGGGCGCCGAGGAAGTCCAGAAGATCTTCGCCGGGCTCTCCGAAGACGAAGACCGCTTGCTCGGCCTCGCCGCCGCCGGCAAGACCGCCGGTCAGGCCGAACTCGTCCAGTCGATGCACGCCCACGCCGCCCAGTTCGGCGAACGTGCTCACGCCCTCGAACAGCGCAAGCTGGCCGTGATGCAATCCACCGCCGAACGCGTCGAACGGGTGGCGCGCGACGCCCGCGCGGCCCTCATCGCCGTCCAGGGAGCGTCGATGATGCTCGCCATCCTGTTCGGCTATCTGATCGCCGGCTCGATTTCGCGGCCGCTCAAGCGCGCCGTCACCGTGCTCGAAGCCGTCGCCGAGGGTGACTTCACACGGCGTCTCGGCGTCCACTCGCGCGACGAAATGGGCCAGCTCTCCCATGCCCTCGACCGGGCCGTGGCCGGAATGCGGCGCGCCCTCGGCGAGGTCGGCCAGTCGGCCACCGACCTTAACCAGGCCGCCTACCAACTCGCTTCGGCGAGCGACCAACTGGCCAGCGGCGCCCACGAACAGGCCACCAGCCTCGAGCAGACCGCTTCCAGTCTCGAGGAAATCACCGCCACCGTCAAGCAGAACGCCGACAACGCCGAACAGGCCAGCCGTCTCGCCAGCGGCGCCCGCGACCAGGCCAATGCCGGCGGCGCCGTCGTCGCCTCGGCCGTCGCCGCGATGGGCGAAATCGACACCGCCTCGCGCCGCATCGCCGACATCATCACCGCCATCGACGAAATCGCGTTTCAAACCAACCTCCTCGCCCTCAACGCCGCCGTCGAGGCCGCCCGCGCCGGCGAACAGGGGCGCGGGTTCGCCGTCGTCGCCGCCGAGGTCCGCAACCTCGCCCAACGCAGCGCCGCCGCCGCCAAGGAGATCAAGGGCCTCATTCAGGACTCGGTGGACAAGGTCAGCCGCGGCTGCGACCTCGTCAACCGCTCCGGCCAGATGCTCGAGGAAATCGTCGGCTCGGTGAAACGCGTCACCGACATCGTCGGCGGCATCGCCGCCGCCTCGCGCGAGCAGGCGGTCGGCGTCGAGATGGTGAGCCGCGCCGTCGTTCAGATGGACAACGTTACGCAGGCCAACTCGGCGCAGACTTCCGAACTCGCCACCACCGCCCAGAGCCTCTCGGCGAGCGCCCGCCGGCTTCAGGAGATGGTGGGCCGCTTCCGCCTCGACGAAGACCGGCCCGCCCCCGCGCCGCGCGACCATTCAATGGCGCGCGACCTTTCGACAACGAGAGACCTTTCACGATGA